The following coding sequences are from one Pasteurellaceae bacterium RH1A window:
- a CDS encoding aldehyde dehydrogenase yields the protein MQTLQMYINGQFLTSSSGKTFEVLNPATEEVIASVTKGTVEETRAAIDAAEAAQEAWEQLPAIERAGYLRRIAQGIRERSEEIARTISAEMGKVLPLARVEVNFTADYMDYMAEWARRYEGEIIQSDRPNEHIFLYKKAIGVTTGILPWNFPFFLIARKMAPALVTGNTIVIKPSVDSPINAVLFAEVVHQVGLPKGVFNLVHGSGGEIGQELASNPKVGLVSLTGSEPAGRKVMEAASQNITKVNLELGGKAPAIVLADADLDLAAKAIVASRVINSGQVCNCAERVYVQREVKEAFVAKLVERMKAVRSGNPLEDETVDMGPMVNQQGQDHAKAMVDAALQAGGRLLLGGNKVAGKGFYFEPTVIDNVTNEMDILRSEIFAPVIPVATFDTIDEVISLANDCEYGLTSSVYTQNINKAMKLVSRLKFGETYINRENFEAMQGFHAGWRKSGIGGADGKHGLEEYLQTHVVYLQYDETV from the coding sequence ATGCAAACCCTACAAATGTACATCAACGGACAATTCCTGACCTCTAGCAGCGGCAAAACCTTTGAGGTGCTCAACCCTGCCACTGAAGAAGTCATTGCCAGCGTCACCAAGGGTACGGTGGAAGAAACCCGGGCTGCCATTGATGCGGCCGAGGCAGCCCAGGAGGCCTGGGAGCAGCTGCCAGCCATTGAGCGGGCAGGCTATCTGCGTCGTATTGCCCAGGGCATTCGGGAGCGGAGTGAAGAAATTGCCCGCACCATTTCGGCTGAAATGGGCAAGGTGCTGCCGCTGGCCCGTGTGGAAGTGAATTTTACCGCTGATTATATGGACTATATGGCCGAATGGGCCCGCCGTTATGAGGGCGAAATTATCCAGAGCGACCGCCCCAATGAACATATCTTCCTCTACAAAAAGGCCATTGGCGTGACTACCGGCATCCTGCCTTGGAACTTCCCCTTCTTCCTCATCGCCCGCAAGATGGCTCCAGCCCTGGTCACGGGCAACACCATCGTGATTAAGCCAAGTGTGGACTCACCTATCAATGCCGTGCTCTTTGCAGAAGTTGTCCACCAAGTTGGCCTGCCGAAAGGGGTCTTTAACCTGGTACACGGCTCAGGCGGGGAAATTGGCCAGGAATTGGCTTCCAACCCGAAAGTCGGTTTGGTATCCCTCACAGGCAGCGAACCTGCCGGCCGCAAGGTGATGGAGGCTGCTAGCCAAAATATCACCAAGGTCAATTTGGAGTTAGGCGGTAAGGCTCCAGCCATTGTCCTAGCTGATGCTGATTTAGATCTGGCGGCCAAGGCCATTGTGGCTTCCCGTGTGATTAACTCAGGCCAGGTTTGTAACTGTGCCGAACGGGTCTATGTGCAACGTGAGGTCAAAGAGGCCTTTGTAGCCAAATTGGTGGAAAGAATGAAGGCTGTCAGATCGGGCAACCCGCTGGAAGATGAAACCGTGGATATGGGGCCGATGGTCAATCAACAGGGCCAGGATCACGCCAAGGCAATGGTGGATGCCGCCCTTCAAGCGGGTGGTCGTTTGCTTTTAGGCGGCAACAAGGTGGCGGGCAAGGGCTTCTACTTTGAGCCAACCGTGATTGATAACGTGACCAACGAGATGGATATCCTCCGCTCTGAAATCTTCGCCCCAGTGATTCCAGTGGCCACCTTCGATACCATTGATGAGGTCATCAGCTTGGCCAACGACTGCGAATACGGCCTGACCTCTTCGGTTTACACCCAAAATATCAACAAGGCGATGAAGCTGGTCTCCCGCCTCAAGTTTGGTGAAACCTATATCAACCGTGAAAACTTTGAAGCTATGCAGGGCTTCCACGCTGGCTGGCGGAAGTCAGGTATTGGTGGGGCAGACGGCAAACACGGCTTGGAAGAATATCTCCAAACCCACGTGGTTTACTTGCAGTATGATGAGACGGTTTAA
- a CDS encoding triose-phosphate isomerase has translation MARRPLVMGNWKLNGSKAFTKELIAGLKAELSCVENCDVAIAPPVMYLAEAEAALQGCGCIALGAQNVDVNVQGAFTGDISTAMLKDFGAKYIIIGHSERRTYHKESDEFVAQKFGALKEAGLVPVLCIGESEAENEAGKTEEVCARQIDAIIKAHGVEAFNGAVIAYEPIWAIGTGKSATPAQAQAVHAFIRGHIAKQSQAVADQVIIQYGGSVNDANAAELFTQPDIDGALVGGASLKAPAFAVIVKAAAAAKA, from the coding sequence ATGGCACGTCGTCCCCTCGTAATGGGTAACTGGAAATTAAACGGCAGCAAGGCCTTTACCAAAGAATTAATCGCAGGCTTAAAAGCAGAGTTAAGCTGTGTGGAAAACTGTGATGTGGCCATCGCCCCGCCGGTTATGTACTTAGCGGAAGCGGAAGCCGCCCTGCAAGGCTGTGGCTGTATCGCCCTGGGTGCACAAAATGTGGATGTGAATGTGCAAGGCGCTTTCACAGGCGATATTTCAACTGCCATGCTCAAGGACTTTGGCGCCAAATACATCATCATCGGCCACTCAGAACGCCGTACCTACCATAAGGAAAGCGATGAGTTCGTCGCTCAAAAATTTGGTGCCTTAAAAGAAGCGGGTTTAGTGCCTGTGCTTTGCATTGGTGAAAGCGAAGCAGAAAACGAAGCAGGCAAAACTGAAGAAGTTTGTGCCCGCCAAATTGATGCCATCATCAAGGCCCATGGTGTAGAAGCCTTTAATGGTGCAGTGATTGCCTATGAACCAATCTGGGCTATCGGCACTGGCAAATCTGCCACCCCAGCCCAAGCTCAAGCAGTTCACGCCTTTATCCGTGGCCACATTGCTAAGCAATCCCAAGCGGTTGCTGATCAGGTTATCATCCAATACGGCGGTTCTGTAAACGATGCCAATGCGGCAGAACTCTTTACCCAGCCAGACATTGATGGTGCCCTAGTTGGTGGTGCTTCCCTCAAAGCCCCTGCCTTTGCAGTGATTGTGAAAGCGGCAGCAGCGGCCAAGGCTTAA
- the znuA gene encoding zinc ABC transporter substrate-binding protein (involved in transport of zinc(II) with ZnuA and C), whose product MLRKTALALTVLSATSLANADVLTSIKPLGFIASAITDGVTQTQVLLPASASPHDYALKPSDVSKINQADLVIWVGEDMEAFLEKSLEGKLPKEKVLTLQEVPALEELVEAAEEAHDHDDDHKHGHKHAHKHEHKHEHKHDHKHEHKHAHSHDHDHDHHGHSHDEDWHIWLSPQAAGIIAEQIADRLGQQLPDQKAKIADNLAQFKTALAAKNEEISQQLASVKNKGYYTFHDAYGHFESAYGLKSLGSFTINPTVAPGAKTLDKIKRDISKNQAACLFAEPQFTPKVIESLSKNTKVGVGQLDPLGEKVELGKNAYPEFLQGLANDFRACLAK is encoded by the coding sequence ATGTTACGCAAAACCGCACTCGCACTTACTGTGCTTTCCGCCACCAGCCTGGCCAACGCTGATGTACTCACTTCCATCAAACCTTTGGGCTTTATCGCCTCGGCCATTACTGATGGCGTAACTCAAACCCAGGTCTTACTGCCGGCCAGTGCCTCACCGCACGACTATGCCCTCAAACCGTCTGATGTCAGCAAGATCAACCAGGCCGATTTAGTGATTTGGGTGGGCGAAGATATGGAGGCCTTTTTAGAGAAAAGCCTTGAGGGCAAATTGCCGAAAGAGAAGGTCTTAACCCTGCAAGAGGTACCTGCCCTAGAGGAACTGGTGGAAGCTGCCGAAGAGGCCCACGATCACGATGATGATCATAAGCACGGCCACAAACATGCTCATAAACACGAGCATAAGCACGAACACAAACACGATCATAAACATGAACATAAACACGCTCACAGCCATGATCACGACCACGATCACCACGGCCATAGCCACGATGAAGACTGGCATATCTGGCTCTCGCCACAGGCAGCAGGCATTATTGCTGAACAAATTGCTGACCGCCTAGGCCAACAGCTGCCAGATCAAAAGGCCAAAATTGCCGACAATCTAGCCCAATTCAAAACGGCCTTGGCTGCCAAGAACGAGGAAATCAGCCAACAATTAGCCAGCGTGAAAAACAAGGGCTACTACACCTTCCACGATGCCTATGGCCATTTTGAAAGCGCCTATGGTTTGAAATCTTTGGGTTCTTTCACCATCAACCCAACGGTCGCCCCGGGTGCAAAAACTCTGGATAAAATCAAGCGTGACATCAGCAAAAACCAGGCCGCCTGCCTCTTTGCCGAGCCGCAATTCACCCCGAAAGTGATTGAGAGCTTGAGCAAAAATACCAAGGTCGGCGTGGGCCAGTTAGACCCGCTAGGCGAAAAGGTCGAGTTGGGCAAAAATGCCTATCCTGAGTTTTTGCAGGGCTTGGCAAACGACTTCCGTGCTTGTTTAGCTAAGTAG
- a CDS encoding delta-aminolevulinic acid dehydratase (catalyzes the formation of porphobilinogen from 5-aminolevulinate), whose protein sequence is MQFVTANFPARRLRRLRKHDFSRRLVAEHKLTADDLIYPVFVIEGQNQRETVPSMPGVERLTIDQLLLEAELLVKYGVPAVALFPVVGQAKKSLMAEEAYNPQGLAQRAVRALKAAYPELGVITDVALDPFTTHGQDGIIDEEGYVLNDITTEVLVKQALSHAEAGADIVAPSDMMDGRIGAIRTALEEKGFINTQIMAYSAKYASNYYGPFRDAVGSAGNLKGGNKKTYQLDPANSNEGLHEVALDIQEGADMVMVKPGMPYLDLVYRVKQTFGVPTFAYQVSGEYAMHMAAIQNGWLKEKECIIESLLCFKRAGADGILTYFAKQVAQWLYEEKRA, encoded by the coding sequence ATGCAATTTGTCACCGCCAATTTCCCAGCCCGCCGTCTGCGCCGCCTGCGTAAACACGACTTTTCCCGCCGCTTGGTGGCTGAACATAAACTAACCGCCGATGATCTCATCTACCCTGTCTTTGTGATTGAGGGCCAAAATCAGCGTGAAACTGTGCCTTCCATGCCTGGGGTGGAGCGTTTAACCATCGACCAACTCTTGCTTGAAGCAGAACTCCTAGTCAAATACGGCGTGCCTGCTGTGGCCCTTTTCCCAGTGGTAGGCCAGGCCAAAAAATCCCTGATGGCTGAAGAGGCCTACAATCCCCAAGGCCTGGCCCAACGTGCCGTGCGAGCCTTAAAAGCGGCCTATCCTGAATTAGGTGTGATCACCGATGTGGCCCTAGACCCCTTCACCACCCACGGCCAAGACGGCATTATTGATGAAGAAGGTTATGTGCTTAACGACATCACCACAGAAGTCCTCGTGAAACAAGCCCTGTCCCATGCAGAAGCGGGGGCAGACATTGTGGCCCCGAGTGATATGATGGATGGCCGGATTGGTGCTATTCGTACTGCTCTAGAAGAAAAAGGCTTTATCAACACCCAAATCATGGCCTATTCAGCCAAATACGCCTCCAACTACTACGGCCCCTTCCGTGATGCGGTCGGCTCGGCCGGCAACCTCAAGGGCGGCAACAAAAAGACCTACCAACTAGACCCTGCCAATAGCAACGAAGGCCTGCATGAAGTCGCCTTGGACATCCAAGAAGGAGCAGATATGGTTATGGTTAAACCGGGTATGCCTTACTTGGATTTGGTGTATCGGGTCAAACAAACCTTCGGCGTACCAACCTTCGCCTACCAGGTTTCAGGCGAATACGCCATGCACATGGCCGCCATTCAAAACGGCTGGCTCAAAGAAAAAGAGTGCATTATAGAATCCCTGCTCTGCTTTAAACGGGCAGGGGCAGATGGGATCTTAACCTACTTCGCCAAGCAAGTGGCCCAGTGGTTGTATGAAGAAAAGCGAGCTTAG
- a CDS encoding arsenate reductase (glutaredoxin), translated as MSITLYHNPKCSKSRETLALIRAKGLEPLIVEYLKDPLSVSQVEHLYRASGMSLDDLLRKEQEAYQTHIAGKNLSEAEIFDLIAQFPSLLNRPFVESDKGVRFCRPPELVYEIL; from the coding sequence ATGTCCATCACCCTCTACCACAACCCCAAATGCAGCAAATCCCGAGAAACCTTGGCCCTGATTCGGGCTAAGGGGCTGGAGCCTCTTATTGTTGAATACCTAAAAGATCCGCTTTCAGTCAGCCAAGTGGAGCATCTTTATCGGGCCAGTGGCATGAGCCTTGACGACCTCCTGCGTAAGGAGCAAGAGGCCTATCAAACCCATATTGCAGGCAAAAACCTCAGCGAGGCGGAGATTTTCGATCTTATAGCTCAATTCCCAAGCCTACTTAACCGCCCCTTTGTGGAAAGCGACAAGGGCGTGCGTTTCTGCCGGCCACCTGAATTAGTTTATGAAATCCTGTGA
- a CDS encoding type II 3-dehydroquinate dehydratase: MKKILLLNGPNLNMLGKREPQIYGSQTLADIEQGLQKLALARGYELDYFQSNSEEALINRIHQAFGQVDFILINPAAFTHTSVALRDALLAVAIPFVEIHLSNVHAREPFRHHSYLSDVAKGVICGLGAKGYEYGLDFAISQLEQ, encoded by the coding sequence ATGAAAAAGATCCTTCTCCTAAACGGCCCCAACCTCAATATGTTGGGCAAGCGGGAACCGCAAATTTATGGTTCCCAAACCCTGGCAGACATTGAGCAGGGCCTGCAAAAACTGGCCCTCGCTAGAGGTTATGAATTAGATTACTTCCAATCCAATAGCGAAGAGGCCTTGATCAACCGCATCCACCAGGCCTTCGGGCAGGTGGATTTTATCCTGATTAACCCCGCCGCCTTTACCCACACCAGCGTGGCCCTAAGAGATGCCTTGCTTGCCGTGGCCATTCCCTTTGTGGAAATTCACCTGTCCAACGTGCATGCCCGTGAACCCTTCCGCCATCATTCTTACTTGAGCGATGTGGCCAAGGGCGTGATTTGCGGCCTGGGGGCCAAGGGCTATGAATATGGGCTGGACTTTGCCATCTCCCAGCTAGAACAGTAG
- a CDS encoding selenocysteine-specific translation elongation factor: protein MIFVTAGHVDHGKTALLQALTGTHTAHLPEEKKRGLTIDLGYAYLPLEDEVLGFIDVPGHQRFLSNMLAGLGGIEHALLVVSSEEGIKPQTVEHLTLLNLLKIKNIILVLTKADRVEAEAIQALLGQIQQQFPALQTAPSFVTSAHTGQGIEDLKAYLISLNQAQTTNQPFRYAIDRVFNIKGSGLVVTGTALAGRVAVGDEYYLSTGKKVRVKGIHAQNRPAQEGLRGQRLALNLASVNKAELERGDWITALPPQACDRITVELETHQALKENNAVHLYHFARHITGKLNLLTTQQAGQKGPVFAEILLDDALYMAVNDRLIIRSGDDSQTLAGARVLEIHSPKRHKRTEARLNYVDKLAQTADYTQRLPLYLADKALLLDDLCWAEQVFPQDLDNLGLNQRGDWRYQADFQAKVEARILDKLGQYHAEHNDQLGVTKARLYRMACLDLPQALAYGLIDELVASQKLAQTRGWIHLPDHRIELNAAELQIWTQIRPLFERTNQALWVRDVASELAVDEGQMRNLMYKIGKLGYLVPIVKDRFLLNEQIEAFAQLIKDFIEKEGEISVNQLRDQIQYGRKLTVQLIEYFDRIGFLRRKGNVHLLRDQGVF from the coding sequence ATGATTTTTGTTACCGCAGGCCACGTTGATCACGGCAAAACCGCCCTCCTTCAAGCCCTCACAGGCACCCATACCGCCCACCTGCCCGAGGAAAAAAAACGGGGGCTGACCATCGACTTGGGCTATGCCTACCTGCCCCTTGAAGATGAGGTCTTGGGCTTTATTGATGTGCCTGGCCACCAGCGTTTTCTGTCTAATATGCTGGCCGGCCTGGGCGGGATTGAGCACGCCCTTTTGGTGGTTTCCAGCGAAGAGGGCATTAAGCCCCAAACGGTTGAGCATTTAACCCTTCTCAACCTGCTTAAGATCAAAAACATCATCCTGGTGCTGACCAAGGCCGACCGTGTTGAAGCCGAGGCCATTCAGGCCTTGCTTGGCCAAATCCAGCAGCAGTTTCCTGCCCTCCAAACCGCTCCAAGCTTTGTTACTTCCGCCCATACTGGCCAGGGGATTGAGGACTTAAAAGCCTACTTGATTAGCCTCAACCAAGCCCAGACCACCAACCAGCCCTTCCGCTATGCCATCGACCGTGTGTTTAACATCAAGGGATCGGGCTTGGTGGTCACGGGTACTGCTCTGGCAGGCAGGGTGGCTGTGGGCGATGAATATTACTTATCCACAGGCAAGAAGGTGCGGGTTAAGGGCATTCACGCCCAAAATCGGCCGGCTCAAGAAGGCCTGCGGGGTCAGCGTTTGGCCCTGAACCTAGCCAGTGTAAATAAAGCAGAGCTGGAGCGGGGCGATTGGATCACCGCCCTCCCACCCCAGGCCTGCGATCGGATTACAGTCGAACTTGAGACCCATCAAGCCCTCAAGGAAAATAATGCCGTCCATCTCTACCACTTTGCTCGCCATATTACTGGCAAGCTCAACCTCTTGACTACCCAACAAGCGGGGCAAAAAGGCCCAGTTTTTGCAGAAATCCTGTTAGATGATGCCCTGTATATGGCCGTAAACGACCGCCTGATTATCCGCAGCGGCGATGACAGCCAAACCCTGGCAGGGGCAAGGGTGCTAGAAATCCATTCGCCTAAACGCCACAAGCGGACAGAAGCCCGCTTAAATTATGTGGATAAGTTGGCCCAAACCGCAGATTATACACAGCGTCTTCCCCTTTATCTGGCAGACAAGGCCTTATTGTTAGACGATCTCTGCTGGGCCGAGCAAGTTTTCCCGCAAGATCTGGATAATCTTGGCCTCAACCAAAGGGGCGACTGGCGCTATCAGGCCGATTTTCAGGCCAAGGTGGAAGCACGGATTTTAGACAAACTGGGCCAGTACCATGCCGAGCATAATGATCAGCTGGGCGTCACCAAGGCCAGGCTTTACCGTATGGCCTGCCTCGACCTGCCCCAAGCCCTGGCCTATGGCCTGATTGATGAGCTGGTGGCCAGCCAGAAATTGGCCCAAACCCGAGGCTGGATCCACCTGCCTGATCACCGCATTGAACTCAATGCCGCCGAGTTGCAAATTTGGACGCAAATCCGACCGCTTTTTGAGCGTACCAACCAGGCCCTTTGGGTGCGGGATGTGGCGTCAGAACTGGCCGTGGACGAAGGCCAAATGCGGAATTTGATGTATAAGATTGGAAAACTGGGCTATCTGGTGCCTATTGTCAAAGACCGTTTCTTGCTCAACGAACAAATCGAGGCCTTTGCCCAGCTGATTAAGGACTTTATTGAAAAAGAGGGGGAGATCTCGGTCAATCAGCTGCGAGATCAGATCCAATACGGCCGAAAATTGACGGTTCAGCTGATTGAATACTTTGACCGCATTGGCTTCCTCCGCCGCAAGGGCAATGTGCATTTGCTCCGAGATCAGGGGGTTTTTTAG
- a CDS encoding glutaredoxin, GrxB family, giving the protein MKLYIYEGCPFCVRARMIFGLKNLPVELVILQQDDDLPVKLVGKKTVPILETDHGQVMPESLDIVSYVDGLSGQPLLTDQVRPAVQAWADKMGYVFQLYIPRSVELNLPEHQSPSAKRYYIESKTERFGDFAGLMAQTPELVAQVDQDLAELEGLMLGQGSLNQGLSLEDILVFPTLRSLTAVKGLSFPAKLQAYVEDMSKRTGVALFSGQAI; this is encoded by the coding sequence ATGAAACTCTATATTTACGAAGGCTGCCCCTTCTGCGTGCGGGCCAGAATGATTTTTGGCCTGAAAAACCTGCCGGTGGAATTGGTTATCTTGCAGCAAGATGATGATTTGCCTGTCAAGCTGGTAGGCAAGAAAACTGTGCCGATTTTAGAAACTGACCATGGGCAAGTTATGCCTGAAAGTTTGGATATTGTGTCTTATGTTGATGGCTTGTCCGGCCAGCCCCTCTTGACTGACCAGGTTCGCCCAGCTGTCCAGGCCTGGGCTGATAAAATGGGCTATGTCTTCCAGCTCTATATTCCTCGTTCGGTCGAACTCAACCTGCCAGAACACCAAAGCCCATCGGCCAAACGCTACTATATTGAAAGCAAGACAGAGCGGTTCGGCGATTTTGCAGGCCTTATGGCCCAAACCCCTGAATTGGTAGCGCAAGTAGACCAAGACTTGGCCGAGCTGGAAGGCCTGATGCTGGGCCAGGGCAGCCTCAACCAAGGCCTTTCCCTTGAAGATATTTTGGTCTTCCCAACCCTGCGTAGCCTCACGGCCGTCAAGGGCTTGAGCTTCCCTGCCAAACTTCAGGCTTATGTGGAAGACATGAGCAAGCGGACGGGCGTGGCCTTGTTTAGTGGCCAGGCTATCTAA
- a CDS encoding molybdate ABC transporter ATP-binding protein ModF, with protein sequence MSISIQQAQFPLKQKAFQIESLQINPQDYWVVVGSNGSGKSLLAQILQGKIPPASGQFSSTFCKIASLTFEHQQKMLEAIFNDRNNDAVSPDDFGWTAEQVILHLNPQLDLARFYAQELGIEHLLNRPFMQLSTGESRKVLFCQLLVSQPDLLILDEPFEGLDQASVAKWQALFAQLSQKMALVLIVNRMGDIPPEASHLALLDNLQIILHGEREAVLQDSLFQQLQYAEEAVNVPLPQAAAPLIQLPAGQAPFELKDVTIQYGDKKIIDGLSWRVEAGQHWWIKGPNGAGKSTLLSILSGDHPQAFANHVVLFGRQRGSGETIWDIKKHIGYVSSQLHMDYRVNCSALDVIISGFLDSIGVYQKVPEALQIKAREWLARLGLEALVKKPFRSLSWGQQRLLLITRAMVKHPPILILDEPLQGLDGLNRKVVKQFIAQLVENSQTQLLFVSHQDQDAPSCITHLFEFVKAGEGYVYQQSEWKNHV encoded by the coding sequence ATGAGCATTTCTATCCAGCAAGCACAATTTCCCCTGAAACAGAAGGCCTTTCAAATCGAGAGCCTCCAAATCAACCCCCAAGACTACTGGGTGGTGGTTGGCTCCAACGGCTCGGGCAAGTCCCTCCTGGCCCAGATTTTACAGGGCAAGATCCCGCCTGCAAGCGGGCAGTTTTCCTCTACTTTTTGCAAGATTGCCTCGCTAACCTTTGAGCACCAGCAAAAGATGCTGGAGGCCATTTTTAATGATCGCAATAACGATGCCGTCAGCCCTGATGATTTCGGTTGGACAGCCGAGCAGGTTATTCTCCACCTCAATCCCCAGCTAGACCTGGCCCGTTTTTATGCCCAAGAGTTAGGCATTGAACACCTGCTCAATCGCCCCTTTATGCAGCTTTCCACCGGCGAGAGCCGCAAGGTACTCTTCTGCCAGCTCTTGGTCAGCCAGCCCGATTTACTGATTTTAGATGAGCCCTTTGAGGGCTTGGATCAGGCCTCTGTCGCCAAGTGGCAGGCACTTTTTGCCCAACTTTCCCAGAAGATGGCCTTAGTGCTGATCGTGAATCGCATGGGTGATATTCCCCCAGAGGCCAGCCACCTGGCCCTCTTGGACAATCTCCAGATTATCCTCCACGGGGAGCGGGAGGCGGTGCTGCAGGACAGCCTCTTCCAACAGCTGCAATATGCCGAAGAAGCAGTGAATGTGCCCCTGCCCCAGGCGGCCGCCCCCCTTATCCAACTGCCTGCGGGCCAGGCTCCCTTTGAGCTTAAGGACGTGACCATTCAATATGGCGACAAGAAGATTATTGACGGCCTGTCCTGGCGGGTGGAGGCCGGCCAGCACTGGTGGATCAAGGGGCCTAACGGGGCGGGCAAGTCCACCCTGCTGTCTATTTTAAGTGGCGATCACCCCCAGGCCTTTGCCAACCATGTAGTCCTTTTCGGCCGACAACGGGGGTCGGGCGAAACCATTTGGGACATCAAAAAGCATATCGGCTATGTCAGCAGCCAGCTCCACATGGACTATCGGGTCAATTGCTCGGCCTTAGATGTGATTATTTCCGGCTTTTTGGACTCCATCGGGGTCTATCAAAAAGTGCCTGAAGCCCTGCAAATCAAGGCTCGGGAATGGTTGGCTCGTTTAGGCCTAGAAGCCCTGGTCAAGAAGCCCTTCCGCTCCCTCTCTTGGGGCCAACAACGCCTGCTACTCATTACCCGGGCCATGGTCAAACATCCGCCTATTCTGATCTTGGACGAACCCCTACAGGGCTTGGATGGCCTCAACCGCAAGGTGGTCAAGCAGTTTATCGCCCAGTTAGTTGAAAATTCCCAAACCCAGCTGCTCTTTGTTTCCCACCAGGATCAGGACGCTCCAAGTTGCATTACCCACCTCTTTGAGTTTGTCAAAGCAGGGGAAGGCTATGTCTATCAGCAGTCGGAATGGAAAAATCATGTCTAA
- a CDS encoding tRNA (adenosine(37)-N6)-methyltransferase TrmM, protein MSKGFQFKQFFVAHDQTAMKVNTDGILLGAIADIREAKQIIDMGTGTGLIALMLAQRSADDCQITALELEPKAYKQAVENVANFAKGRQKIRVIQTDVLNFEPEQKADLVVANPPYFAHSPKSRSLERDLARQACQSHLDWLNQAQGWLKPNGKISLILPYEAGENLLAQTDLACIERWEISTKAGQAPKRLVLTFSPQPQALAIRQLTIYDQANQYTPQFRALTKDFYLNM, encoded by the coding sequence ATGTCTAAGGGCTTTCAGTTCAAGCAGTTTTTTGTGGCCCACGACCAAACGGCCATGAAGGTCAATACTGATGGGATCTTGTTGGGAGCGATTGCGGATATTCGAGAGGCCAAGCAGATCATTGATATGGGTACCGGCACGGGCCTGATTGCCCTGATGCTGGCCCAGCGTTCAGCAGACGATTGCCAAATCACCGCCCTGGAACTAGAACCCAAGGCCTATAAGCAAGCGGTGGAAAATGTGGCAAATTTTGCAAAGGGTAGGCAGAAGATAAGGGTGATTCAGACCGATGTTTTGAATTTTGAGCCTGAGCAAAAGGCGGACTTGGTGGTGGCTAACCCGCCCTATTTTGCCCATTCACCCAAGAGCCGAAGCCTAGAGAGAGACCTGGCCAGACAGGCCTGCCAAAGCCATTTGGACTGGCTCAATCAAGCCCAAGGCTGGCTTAAGCCCAATGGCAAAATCAGTCTGATCTTACCTTATGAGGCGGGAGAGAACCTCTTGGCCCAAACGGATTTGGCTTGTATTGAGCGTTGGGAAATCAGCACCAAGGCCGGCCAAGCCCCCAAGCGTTTGGTCCTGACCTTTAGCCCCCAGCCACAGGCCCTTGCTATCCGGCAACTGACTATTTATGACCAAGCCAATCAATATACGCCCCAGTTTAGAGCCTTGACCAAGGATTTTTATCTGAATATGTAA